From one Alosa alosa isolate M-15738 ecotype Scorff River chromosome 5, AALO_Geno_1.1, whole genome shotgun sequence genomic stretch:
- the si:dkey-190g11.3 gene encoding ATP synthase subunit C lysine N-methyltransferase isoform X2: MNLLHGRRGRLVDLGSGDGRLVFAASAAGLRCTGYEINSILTTSARVRAWLRGVPPGSATFVSEDFWKTNLSDYNNVTVFLAPGVMDVLGEKLLKELPDEARVVACRFPFPHWPFSASEGQGLDQAWAYDMGAVRGHLLQTLYTTAKGI; this comes from the exons ATGAACCTGCTGCATGGACGCAGGGGTCGTCTGGTCGACCTGGGATCAGGCGACGGGAGACTG GTGTTTGCTGCCTCCGCCGCTGGCCTGCGCTGCACCGGCTATGAAATCAACTCCATCCTGACGACGAGCGCCCGGGTGCGGGCGTGGTTAAGAGGAGTGCCCCCTGGCAGCGCCACCTTTGTCTCTGAAGACTTCTGGAAG ACCAACCTGTCAGATTACAACAATGTGACAGTGTTCTTGGCCCCAGGTGTG ATGGATGTACTTGGGGAGAAGCTGTTGAAGGAGCTACCTGATGAAGCACGGGTTGTAGCCTGCCGATTCCCCTTCCCTCACTGGCCCTTCTCTGCTTCTGAGGGACAGGGTCTCGACCAAGCCTGGGCATACGACATGGGAGCTGTGCGTGGCCATCTCCTCCAAACCCTCTACACCACGGCCAAAGGCATATAG
- the si:dkey-190g11.3 gene encoding ATP synthase subunit C lysine N-methyltransferase isoform X3, with translation MQVPYLPSSKTQTQNVMNLLHGRRGRLVDLGSGDGRLVFAASAAGLRCTGYEINSILTTSARVRAWLRGVPPGSATFVSEDFWKMDVLGEKLLKELPDEARVVACRFPFPHWPFSASEGQGLDQAWAYDMGAVRGHLLQTLYTTAKGI, from the exons ATGCAGGTACCCTACTTGCCCTCGAGTAAAACACAGACGCAGAATGTAATGAACCTGCTGCATGGACGCAGGGGTCGTCTGGTCGACCTGGGATCAGGCGACGGGAGACTG GTGTTTGCTGCCTCCGCCGCTGGCCTGCGCTGCACCGGCTATGAAATCAACTCCATCCTGACGACGAGCGCCCGGGTGCGGGCGTGGTTAAGAGGAGTGCCCCCTGGCAGCGCCACCTTTGTCTCTGAAGACTTCTGGAAG ATGGATGTACTTGGGGAGAAGCTGTTGAAGGAGCTACCTGATGAAGCACGGGTTGTAGCCTGCCGATTCCCCTTCCCTCACTGGCCCTTCTCTGCTTCTGAGGGACAGGGTCTCGACCAAGCCTGGGCATACGACATGGGAGCTGTGCGTGGCCATCTCCTCCAAACCCTCTACACCACGGCCAAAGGCATATAG
- the si:dkey-190g11.3 gene encoding ATP synthase subunit C lysine N-methyltransferase isoform X1, giving the protein MQVPYLPSSKTQTQNVMNLLHGRRGRLVDLGSGDGRLVFAASAAGLRCTGYEINSILTTSARVRAWLRGVPPGSATFVSEDFWKTNLSDYNNVTVFLAPGVMDVLGEKLLKELPDEARVVACRFPFPHWPFSASEGQGLDQAWAYDMGAVRGHLLQTLYTTAKGI; this is encoded by the exons ATGCAGGTACCCTACTTGCCCTCGAGTAAAACACAGACGCAGAATGTAATGAACCTGCTGCATGGACGCAGGGGTCGTCTGGTCGACCTGGGATCAGGCGACGGGAGACTG GTGTTTGCTGCCTCCGCCGCTGGCCTGCGCTGCACCGGCTATGAAATCAACTCCATCCTGACGACGAGCGCCCGGGTGCGGGCGTGGTTAAGAGGAGTGCCCCCTGGCAGCGCCACCTTTGTCTCTGAAGACTTCTGGAAG ACCAACCTGTCAGATTACAACAATGTGACAGTGTTCTTGGCCCCAGGTGTG ATGGATGTACTTGGGGAGAAGCTGTTGAAGGAGCTACCTGATGAAGCACGGGTTGTAGCCTGCCGATTCCCCTTCCCTCACTGGCCCTTCTCTGCTTCTGAGGGACAGGGTCTCGACCAAGCCTGGGCATACGACATGGGAGCTGTGCGTGGCCATCTCCTCCAAACCCTCTACACCACGGCCAAAGGCATATAG
- the plk2b gene encoding serine/threonine-protein kinase PLK2b, which translates to MDILKNTSYVQTASRQTVSDQSTVGEMRWKKGQDHGHMPSELSRIITDPVTGKCYCRGKVLGKGGFAKCYEMTDLSTSKVYAAKIVPHARVSKPHQREKIDKEIELHRGLHHKNIVHFYHHFEDKDNIYILLEYCSRRSLAHILKARKVLTEPEVRYYLRQIVSALKYLHDQEILHRDLKLGNLFINDSMEVKLGDFGLASKLEPVCNRRKTICGTPNYLSPEVLNKQGHGCESDVWALGCVMYTMLLGRPPFETTNLKETYRCIREARYTMPSSLSLPAKQLIASMLSKGPENRPHLEDILHHDFFTQGFMPEHLPPSSCHSAPDFHVSSPAKSFFKKAAAALFGGKKDKAKYLDTLNKLTKEEEDIYKLRQDFQKTVISQPVTEQGGGSTAGKQVPLTTDGRPQRRDAIRMIVRGSLGSCSSSSSECLEDSTTGTVAEAVASVLRGCLEHMPKADSIPKGANTSTLRWVTKWVDYSNKYGFGYQLSDNIVGVLFNNGTHMSLLADKRTVHHYAQLGHCSVFTVSEVPECFVGQITILKYFAHYMEENLMDGGDVTSATENQMPRIYLLQWLKSDRALMMLFNDGTFQVNFYHDHTKLILWTEEQEYMLTYINEDRISTTLKLSALLTSGCTSDLRERMDYALNMLMQRGN; encoded by the exons ATGGATATACTGAAGAATACCAGCTATGTGCAGACAgccagcagacagacagtgagtgACCAAAGCACAGTCGGTGAAATGCGGTGGAAGAAAGGACAAGATCATGGACACATGCCATCAGAGCTGTCCAGGATCATTACAGACCCCGTTACTGGGAAATGTTATTGCCGTGGAAAAGTTTTGGGGAAG GGTGGTTTTGCAAAATGCTACGAAATGACCGACCTCTCCACCAGCAAGGTGTATGCAGCAAAAATTGTTCCTCATGCGCGCGTGTCCAAACCCCATCAACGGGAGAAG ATTGACAAAGAAATTGAACTCCACAGAGGACTCCACCATAAAAACATTGTTCATTTCTATCATCATTTTGAAGATAAAGACAACATATACATTCTGTTGGAATATTGCAGTAGAAGA TCATTAGCACACATTCTTAAAGCGCGTAAAGTGCTTACTGAGCCCGAGGTGCGGTATTACCTCAGACAGATAGTCTCCGCGCTAAAGTATCTCCACGATCAAGAGATTCTGCACAGAGACCTGAAATTAG GTAACCTGTTCATCAATGACTCCATGGAGGTGAAGCTGGGAGACTTTGGCTTGGCATCTAAATTGGAACCAGTGTGCAACAGGCGAAAGACCATTTGTGGAACCCCTAACTACCTGTCTCCTGAAGTACTGAACAAGCAAGGTCACGGCTGTGAATCGGATGTCTGGGCACTTGGTTGTGTCAT GTACACCATGCTTCTAGGCAGACCACCATTTGAGACCACTAACCTCAAAGAGACCTACAGGTGTATCCGGGAGGCGCGGTACACCATGCCCTCTTCACTGTCCCTTCCTGCCAAACAGCTTATCGCCAGCATGCTGTCCAAGGGCCCGGAGAACAGGCCACACCTAGAGGATATCCTGCACCATGACTTCTTTACACAG GGCTTCATGCCGGAGCACCTCCCCCCCAGCTCCTGCCACAGTGCCCCAGACTTCCACGTCTCCAGCCCAGCAAAGAGCTTTTTCAAAAAGGCTGCAGCCGCTCTCTTCGGCGGGAAGAAGGACAAGGCCAAATACCTGGACACTTTGA ATAAGCTCaccaaggaggaggaagacatCTACAAATTGCGACAAGACTTTCAAAAGACTGTTATCAGCCAGCCGGTCACTGAG CAGGGCGGTGGGTCCACAGCTGGGAAGCAAGTGCCCCTGACCACAGACGGCCGCCCTCAAAGGAGAGACGCCATCCGCATGATTGTGCGAGGCAGCCtgggcagctgcagcagcagcagcagtgaat GCCTGGAGGACAGCACCACGGGTACAGTGGCAGAAGCCGTCGCCAGCGTCCTCCGGGGATGTCTCGAGCACATGCCCAAAG CTGATAGCATTCCCAAAGGAGCAAACACCAGCACTCTTCGTTGGGTGACCAAGTGGGTGGACTACTCCAACAAGTACGGATTTGGTTACCAACTCTCTGACAACATTGTGGGCGTCCTGTTCAACAATGGGACACATATGAGTCTTCTTGCTGACAAGAG GACTGTGCACCACTATGCTCAGTTGGGCCATTGTTCAGTGTTTACAGTCTCTGAAGTGCCTGAATGCTTTGTGGGACAAATCACCATCCTCAAGTACTTTGCGCACTACATGGAGGAGAACCTGATGGAT GGTGGGGATGTGACCAGTGCCACCGAGAACCAGATGCCCAGGATTTACCTTCTACAGTGGCTCAAGTCAGACCGGGCGTTAATGATGCTCTTCAACGATGGCACCTTTCAG GTGAACTTCTACCACGATCACACCAAGCTGATTCTATGGACCGAAGAGCAGGAATACATGCTGACCTATATCAACGAGGACCGTATCTCCACCACCCTGAAGCTGAGCGCCCTGTTGACCTCCGGCTGTACGTCCGACCTGAGGGAACGCATGGATTATGCCCTCAACATGCTGATGCAGAGGGGCAACTAg